The following proteins come from a genomic window of Streptococcus oralis:
- a CDS encoding sensor histidine kinase has translation MKNWRQNKMKPFWLHSLLRIYTLVMIAIIASFAVMLSYADWSSREKEAQRVAQRVTTRTVSEVEYYHRESTQLAQELVENRARIEGIYKYFSLSTSDYFYWLLQRKASPYVSVSLYENIDDLYVRNDFVTGVAIVLQDYKEVYVSTREKRSGEKILAEDFKPAANSFAIPVLDPNSDQSLGVIYISLSQDVLYQAIDNTRGLIPVAVTITSPFDTELFHIGENVVAERENWIVGLTSHGYQVQSAVPKNFVLTGALTSSAIIVGLSGLFIIILYVTLRQTFSNYQRQVVDLVESIQVIAQGEEGLRIDTSEKDQELLLIAETTNDMLDRLEKNIHDIYQLELSQKDANMRALQAQINPHFMYNTLEFLRMYAVMESQDELADIIYEFSSLLRNNISDERETTLKQELEFCRKYSYLCMVRYPKSVAYGFKIAPELENMRIPKFTLQPLVENYFAHGIDHRRTDNVISIKVLKGEGFVEILVVDNGRGMTAEKLASLQEKLAQRSFEHETSYSGERQSIGIVNVHERFVLYFGDRYQISVESAEQEGVRYRITIQNE, from the coding sequence ATGAAAAATTGGCGACAAAATAAAATGAAGCCGTTCTGGCTCCACTCGCTCTTGCGCATCTATACCTTGGTGATGATTGCCATCATTGCAAGCTTTGCGGTCATGCTCTCCTATGCTGACTGGAGTTCCCGTGAAAAAGAAGCCCAACGAGTAGCTCAACGTGTGACGACTCGGACAGTGAGTGAGGTTGAATATTACCATAGAGAGTCGACTCAGCTAGCGCAGGAACTGGTTGAAAATCGAGCACGGATTGAAGGGATTTACAAGTATTTTAGTCTGAGTACATCGGATTATTTTTACTGGCTGTTGCAACGTAAAGCGTCTCCCTATGTCTCAGTATCCTTGTATGAAAATATTGATGATTTGTATGTAAGAAATGACTTTGTGACAGGTGTTGCAATTGTTTTGCAAGACTACAAGGAAGTCTACGTTTCTACTAGGGAGAAACGTAGCGGGGAGAAAATTCTTGCTGAGGATTTCAAACCAGCAGCCAATAGTTTTGCCATACCAGTACTTGATCCTAACTCCGATCAGTCTCTAGGTGTTATCTACATTTCTTTATCGCAGGATGTACTTTACCAAGCAATTGATAATACTCGCGGTCTGATTCCTGTGGCCGTGACGATCACCTCCCCTTTTGATACTGAATTGTTTCATATAGGGGAAAATGTAGTAGCTGAACGGGAAAATTGGATTGTCGGTTTGACATCACACGGCTATCAAGTCCAATCAGCAGTTCCAAAGAATTTTGTTCTTACAGGAGCTTTGACGAGTTCTGCTATCATTGTTGGTTTGAGTGGTCTCTTTATTATTATTTTATATGTGACCTTGAGGCAGACCTTCTCCAATTACCAAAGGCAGGTTGTGGACTTGGTGGAGTCTATCCAGGTTATTGCCCAAGGAGAAGAAGGCCTTCGAATTGACACCTCTGAAAAAGACCAAGAATTGCTTCTCATTGCAGAAACAACCAATGATATGTTGGATCGCCTGGAAAAAAATATCCACGATATCTATCAGCTAGAGCTCAGTCAAAAAGATGCCAATATGCGGGCCTTACAAGCTCAAATCAATCCTCACTTTATGTACAATACCTTAGAGTTTCTGCGCATGTATGCCGTCATGGAAAGCCAAGATGAACTGGCGGATATTATCTATGAATTTAGCAGTTTACTACGCAATAATATCTCCGACGAGCGGGAAACGACGCTGAAGCAAGAATTAGAATTTTGTCGCAAATACAGCTATCTCTGTATGGTGCGTTATCCAAAGTCAGTTGCCTATGGTTTTAAGATCGCACCCGAATTAGAAAATATGAGGATTCCCAAGTTTACGCTCCAACCATTGGTAGAAAACTACTTTGCCCACGGTATTGACCACCGCCGAACAGACAATGTGATCAGTATCAAGGTTTTGAAGGGTGAAGGTTTTGTTGAAATCTTAGTGGTAGACAATGGTCGCGGGATGACTGCTGAAAAATTAGCTAGCTTGCAAGAGAAATTAGCTCAGCGAAGTTTTGAGCACGAGACAAGCTATAGTGGAGAGCGACAATCAATTGGAATAGTCAATGTACACGAACGCTTTGTCCTCTATTTTGGGGATCGCTACCAAATCAGTGTAGAGTCAGCTGAGCAAGAAGGTGTTCGTTACCGTATTACTATTCAAAATGAATAG
- a CDS encoding YesL family protein has protein sequence MGKFLEFVFNRIFLGMIATAYFWLLTLAGGVVFGLAPASATLMSLYAEHGYTYRAYHLKEAWELYKSNFVKSNLAFYSFVFVDLVLVYGLYLLVQLPHQTIFHLLATFLNVLVVALVFLAYTVSLKLQVYFDLSYQNTLKLSLIGIFMSLPAIAKVLLGSALLVGVGYYMPALLFFVGIGMWHFFISDMLEPIYESIHEKLATK, from the coding sequence ATGGGAAAATTTCTAGAATTCGTCTTTAATCGTATCTTTTTGGGAATGATTGCGACGGCTTATTTCTGGCTATTAACACTTGCAGGAGGAGTAGTCTTTGGTTTGGCACCAGCTAGTGCAACTCTTATGAGTTTGTATGCGGAGCATGGGTATACCTATCGAGCATACCATTTGAAGGAAGCTTGGGAATTGTATAAGAGTAATTTTGTCAAGAGCAATCTGGCTTTCTATAGTTTTGTGTTTGTTGATCTTGTCCTAGTTTATGGTTTGTATCTTCTAGTTCAATTGCCCCACCAGACGATTTTCCACCTTTTGGCGACCTTCCTCAACGTCCTTGTAGTTGCTCTTGTCTTTCTAGCCTACACTGTTTCCTTGAAACTTCAGGTGTACTTTGATTTATCCTACCAAAATACCTTGAAACTGTCCCTTATCGGGATTTTTATGAGCCTACCTGCGATTGCCAAGGTTTTACTCGGGTCCGCTCTCCTTGTAGGAGTTGGTTATTATATGCCTGCCTTGCTCTTTTTTGTAGGAATTGGAATGTGGCATTTCTTTATCAGTGATATGTTGGAACCTATTTATGAAAGTATCCATGAAAAATTGGCGACAAAATAA
- a CDS encoding MptD family putative ECF transporter S component translates to MKKNILTTLLAAVLYFLCLGIGVFLGHLVDQTGNMFYAPAFSALVGGSVYMLLLTKVPRFGAITTLGLFMALFFLASKHGAGAFLPGLACGLAADAIARLGNYRDRIKNTLSFLVFAFSTSGPIFLMWIRPKAYVATLLARGKSQEYIDRIMVAPELDKILLFVSSILVGALIGALVGALVGQFLSQKIADKL, encoded by the coding sequence ATGAAGAAAAATATCTTAACCACCCTCTTGGCCGCCGTCCTTTATTTCCTCTGTCTAGGGATTGGAGTCTTCCTAGGACACCTGGTCGATCAAACAGGCAATATGTTCTACGCGCCGGCCTTTTCTGCCCTTGTCGGTGGCAGTGTCTACATGCTTCTTTTGACGAAGGTCCCTCGTTTTGGCGCTATCACCACTCTAGGACTTTTTATGGCACTTTTCTTCCTAGCTAGCAAGCATGGCGCTGGTGCCTTTCTCCCAGGACTCGCCTGTGGTCTTGCAGCAGATGCCATCGCTCGTCTCGGAAACTACAGAGATCGAATCAAAAACACCCTCTCCTTCCTCGTCTTTGCTTTTAGCACAAGTGGCCCTATCTTCCTCATGTGGATCCGTCCCAAAGCTTACGTGGCCACCTTACTTGCACGTGGGAAATCCCAAGAATACATTGACCGTATCATGGTCGCTCCAGAGTTGGACAAAATCCTTCTCTTTGTTTCGAGCATCCTCGTAGGTGCCTTGATTGGGGCTTTGGTTGGGGCTTTGGTTGGGCAATTTCTAAGTCAAAAAATAGCTGATAAACTATAA
- the dltD gene encoding D-alanyl-lipoteichoic acid biosynthesis protein DltD, whose protein sequence is MIKLKAFLLSLVLVIATLALLNVTYVKKIDDYYKVKDNSIRYNTSYEKYKSRDILTSNITPNTLVLMGSSELVATINEDYHPNKIFNYNDFNIMQIGTSYSQNIIQATTLGSIEGSMSKRKVAIVESVQWFEKDGTHQDAFLNKASQEHIFHMLDNDKISKETKEKLINRIIEITKGNKQQNDIYKKYKSYFIDGKGTIVDKKLLELDNAMYSFKLKRKFYENHEKSDYPSLGDKTPDYDWEKMTAQFVEEVKRKTDNNDYAVDNNYYNTYLKDRYASLKDSNKDLSYLESPEYSDMELFLTVAKELGIEVEVIIFPVNGKWNDYTGVSREMREKTYKKIEDVAKSHGATVLNYGNREYDDYFLFDVMHVGVKGWMEVEKELYKFANQAN, encoded by the coding sequence ATGATTAAATTAAAAGCATTTTTACTATCGCTTGTGCTCGTAATTGCGACGCTTGCCCTTTTAAATGTGACGTATGTCAAGAAGATTGATGATTATTATAAAGTCAAGGATAACAGTATTCGTTATAACACCTCGTATGAAAAGTATAAAAGTAGAGATATTCTAACAAGCAATATCACCCCCAATACACTGGTTCTAATGGGTTCCTCAGAGTTGGTTGCGACGATAAATGAAGACTATCATCCAAATAAAATTTTTAACTACAACGATTTTAATATCATGCAGATTGGGACTAGTTATTCTCAAAACATCATTCAGGCTACGACCTTGGGCTCTATTGAAGGATCAATGAGTAAGCGAAAAGTAGCTATAGTAGAGTCGGTTCAGTGGTTTGAAAAAGATGGGACCCATCAAGATGCCTTTTTGAACAAGGCTTCTCAGGAACATATTTTTCACATGCTAGATAATGACAAGATTAGTAAAGAAACGAAAGAAAAACTAATCAATCGCATTATCGAGATTACCAAAGGAAACAAGCAACAAAACGACATCTACAAAAAATATAAAAGTTATTTCATAGATGGAAAAGGAACCATTGTTGATAAAAAACTATTAGAGTTAGATAACGCGATGTATTCCTTTAAGCTCAAACGAAAATTTTATGAAAATCATGAGAAATCAGATTATCCTTCACTAGGAGACAAAACCCCAGACTATGATTGGGAAAAGATGACGGCTCAGTTTGTGGAAGAGGTCAAAAGGAAAACAGACAATAATGACTATGCTGTTGATAATAACTACTACAATACTTACTTAAAAGATCGCTATGCATCGCTAAAAGATTCCAATAAAGATTTGAGCTACCTAGAGTCACCTGAATATTCAGATATGGAACTTTTCTTGACGGTTGCTAAAGAATTGGGCATTGAAGTTGAGGTTATTATTTTCCCAGTAAACGGGAAATGGAACGACTACACTGGTGTCTCAAGAGAGATGCGAGAAAAAACTTATAAAAAAATAGAAGATGTCGCAAAAAGCCATGGTGCAACCGTATTAAACTATGGAAACAGAGAGTATGATGATTACTTTTTATTTGACGTGATGCACGTTGGAGTGAAAGGATGGATGGAAGTTGAAAAAGAACTTTACAAATTTGCAAACCAAGCTAACTAA
- the dltB gene encoding D-alanyl-lipoteichoic acid biosynthesis protein DltB, translating into MNYFEGNEFFLLLFVVLLIGFVVNFFEKRKDYYILALSLLFAGAIYGKSRAMIVYLLAFIVYQYFLVFLAQRIEAKWLKPLVFLSILPLVINKVFALTSLHLLAFIGISYMSFKTIQIMLEISDGLIKEKITVKDYLQFLLFFPTVSAGPIDRSRRFLKEINEVMPRKEYLELAGDGVYRIVLGLLYKIVLSTYVYQMLLALNNTGTVVYSIKYMYLYTLYLFFDFAGYSLMAVGSSNILGIQTPMNFNKPFLSVDIKDFWTRWHITLSTWLRDFVFSRVLMQVIRKKWFKNRLHNATYAYIINMLVMGFWHGLSVSYIVYGFYHGVLMAGFEVYQKKSNFYKKNKNKNWYKLLSWFVTMNLVMIGFFIFSGEPYKILLTTLKR; encoded by the coding sequence ATGAATTATTTCGAGGGGAATGAGTTTTTCCTTCTCTTGTTTGTAGTTTTACTGATTGGTTTTGTGGTAAACTTTTTTGAAAAACGTAAAGACTACTATATTTTGGCGCTCTCCCTCTTATTTGCAGGAGCTATCTATGGTAAGAGCCGAGCGATGATTGTCTATTTACTCGCCTTTATCGTTTACCAGTATTTTCTGGTTTTTCTAGCGCAGCGGATAGAGGCAAAGTGGCTGAAACCACTGGTTTTCCTTTCCATTCTTCCTTTGGTGATCAATAAAGTCTTTGCCCTGACTTCTCTGCATTTGTTGGCCTTTATTGGAATTTCTTACATGTCCTTTAAGACCATTCAGATCATGTTAGAGATATCGGATGGCTTAATCAAAGAAAAAATCACTGTAAAAGATTATCTACAGTTTTTGCTCTTTTTCCCAACAGTTAGTGCTGGTCCGATTGATCGGAGTAGGAGATTTTTAAAAGAGATAAACGAGGTCATGCCCCGAAAAGAGTATCTAGAGTTAGCAGGGGACGGTGTGTATCGTATCGTTCTAGGCCTCCTTTACAAGATTGTTTTATCAACCTATGTTTACCAGATGTTACTCGCTCTAAATAATACTGGCACAGTCGTTTATTCAATCAAGTATATGTACCTCTATACCTTGTATCTGTTCTTTGACTTTGCAGGCTACAGTCTAATGGCCGTTGGAAGTAGTAACATTCTAGGTATTCAGACACCGATGAACTTTAACAAACCTTTCTTGAGTGTCGATATCAAAGATTTCTGGACCAGATGGCATATCACCTTGTCGACCTGGTTGAGAGATTTTGTATTTTCAAGAGTATTGATGCAGGTTATCAGGAAAAAATGGTTTAAAAATAGACTACACAATGCAACCTATGCCTATATAATTAATATGTTAGTCATGGGTTTTTGGCATGGTCTTAGTGTTAGTTACATTGTCTATGGTTTTTATCATGGTGTCTTGATGGCTGGATTTGAAGTGTATCAAAAGAAAAGCAATTTTTATAAAAAAAATAAAAACAAAAACTGGTATAAGCTACTAAGTTGGTTTGTGACCATGAATTTGGTTATGATTGGTTTCTTTATCTTTTCGGGTGAACCCTATAAAATCTTACTGACGACTTTAAAGAGATAA
- a CDS encoding methionine ABC transporter permease, whose product MTDLIQTYLPNVYKMGWAGQAGWGTAIYLTLYMTVLSFIIGGFLGLVAGLFLVLTAPGGVLENKVIFWILDKITSIFRAVPFIILLAIMSPLSHLIVKTSIGPNAALVPLSFAVFAFFARQVQVVLAELDGGVIEAAQASGATFWDIVGVYLSEGLPDLIRVTTVTLISLVGETAMAGAVGAGGIGNVAIAYGFNRYNHDVTILATIIIILIIFTIQFLGDFLTKKLSHK is encoded by the coding sequence ATGACAGACTTGATTCAAACTTATCTACCAAATGTCTATAAGATGGGCTGGGCTGGTCAGGCAGGCTGGGGAACAGCCATCTACCTAACTCTTTATATGACAGTTCTTTCTTTCATCATCGGAGGGTTCTTGGGGTTGGTAGCAGGTCTTTTCCTCGTCTTGACAGCGCCAGGCGGTGTCTTGGAAAATAAGGTTATCTTCTGGATTTTAGACAAGATTACCTCTATTTTCCGCGCGGTACCATTTATCATCCTCTTGGCAATCATGTCGCCACTCTCTCACTTGATTGTTAAAACAAGTATCGGGCCAAATGCAGCCCTTGTCCCCCTTTCTTTTGCAGTCTTTGCCTTCTTTGCCCGTCAGGTGCAGGTTGTCTTGGCTGAGCTGGATGGCGGTGTCATTGAGGCGGCTCAAGCGAGCGGAGCGACCTTCTGGGATATCGTGGGTGTTTACCTATCAGAAGGTTTGCCAGATTTGATTCGTGTGACGACTGTGACTTTGATTTCCCTTGTTGGGGAAACAGCCATGGCGGGAGCAGTTGGTGCTGGTGGTATCGGTAACGTGGCCATTGCTTATGGATTTAACCGTTACAATCACGATGTGACCATCTTGGCAACCATCATTATCATCTTGATTATCTTTACGATCCAGTTCTTGGGAGATTTCTTGACCAAGAAACTAAGTCATAAATAA
- a CDS encoding methionine ABC transporter ATP-binding protein, whose protein sequence is MSRDIIKLDQIDVTFHQKKRTITAVKDVTIHIQEGDIYGIVGYSGAGKSTLVRVINLLQKPSAGKITIDDDVIFDGKVTLTAEQLRRKRQDIGMIFQHFNLMSQKTAEENVAFALKHSGLSKEEKKAKVAKLLDLVGLADRAENYPSQLSGGQKQRVAIARALANDPKILISDESTSALDPKTTKQILALLQDLNQKLGLTVVLITHEMQIVKDIANRVAVMQDGRLIEEGSVLEIFSNPKQPLTQDFISTATGIDEAMVKIEKQEIVEHLSENSILVQLKYAGASTDEPLLNELYKHYQVTANILYGNIEILDGTPVGELVVVLSGEKAALVGAQDAIRQAGVQLKVLKGGQ, encoded by the coding sequence ATGAGTAGAGATATTATCAAGTTAGATCAGATCGATGTGACTTTTCACCAAAAGAAGAGAACCATCACAGCAGTCAAGGATGTGACCATTCACATCCAAGAAGGGGATATCTACGGAATCGTTGGATATTCTGGAGCAGGAAAATCCACTCTAGTCCGGGTGATTAACCTCCTGCAAAAACCATCTGCAGGCAAAATTACTATTGACGACGATGTGATTTTTGATGGTAAGGTGACCTTGACGGCAGAGCAGTTGCGTCGCAAACGTCAAGATATCGGGATGATTTTCCAGCATTTCAACCTCATGAGTCAAAAAACAGCAGAGGAAAATGTGGCTTTTGCCCTCAAACATTCTGGACTCAGCAAGGAAGAAAAGAAAGCAAAAGTAGCTAAGTTGTTAGACTTGGTTGGCCTTGCAGATCGTGCTGAAAACTACCCTTCACAACTATCTGGAGGACAAAAACAGCGTGTGGCCATTGCGCGTGCCTTGGCCAATGATCCGAAAATTTTGATTTCAGACGAGTCAACCTCTGCCCTCGACCCTAAGACAACCAAGCAGATTTTGGCCTTGTTGCAAGATTTGAACCAAAAATTAGGCTTGACCGTTGTCCTGATTACACACGAAATGCAGATTGTCAAAGACATTGCTAATCGTGTAGCAGTCATGCAGGATGGTCGTTTGATTGAAGAAGGTAGTGTCCTTGAAATCTTCTCAAATCCTAAACAACCTTTGACCCAAGACTTTATCTCAACAGCTACAGGTATTGATGAAGCCATGGTCAAGATTGAGAAGCAAGAAATCGTAGAACATTTATCTGAGAACAGTATTTTAGTGCAGCTCAAGTATGCGGGGGCTTCGACAGACGAACCACTTTTAAATGAATTGTACAAGCATTACCAAGTAACGGCTAATATCCTTTATGGAAATATCGAAATTCTCGATGGCACTCCTGTTGGAGAATTGGTTGTGGTCTTGTCAGGGGAAAAAGCAGCGCTAGTAGGTGCTCAAGATGCCATCCGTCAGGCTGGCGTCCAGCTAAAAGTATTGAAGGGAGGACAGTAA
- a CDS encoding M20 family metallopeptidase produces the protein MVFPSEQEQIEKFEKDHVAQHYFEVLRTLISKKSVFAQQVGLKEVANYLGEIFKRVGAEVEIDESYTAPFVMAHFKSSRPDAKTLIFYNHYDTVPADGDQIWTEDPFTLSVRNGFMYGRGVDDDKGHITARLSALRKYMQHHDDLPVNISFIMEGAEESASTDLDKYLEKHADKLRGADLLVWEQGTKNALEQLEISGGNKGIVTFDAKVKSADVDIHSSYGGVVESAPWYLIQALSSLRAADGRILVEDLYEDVQEPNERELALVDTYAQGNPGEISRIYGLELPLLQEERAAFLKRFFFEPALNIEGIQSGYQGQGVKTILPAEANAKLEVRLVPGLEPHDVLEKIRKQLDKNGFDKVELYYTLGEMSYRSDMSEPAILNVIELAKKFYSQGVSVLPTTAGTGPMHTVFDALEVPMVAFGLGNANSRDHGGDENVRIADYYTHIELVEELIRSYE, from the coding sequence ATGGTTTTTCCTAGCGAACAAGAACAGATTGAAAAATTTGAAAAGGATCATGTAGCCCAGCATTACTTTGAAGTTTTGCGTACCTTGATTTCTAAGAAATCGGTCTTTGCCCAGCAGGTTGGACTCAAGGAAGTCGCAAATTATCTGGGTGAGATTTTCAAGCGTGTGGGAGCTGAAGTCGAGATTGATGAGAGCTACACGGCGCCTTTTGTCATGGCGCATTTCAAGAGTTCGCGTCCAGATGCTAAGACCTTGATCTTCTATAACCACTATGACACCGTACCAGCGGACGGAGATCAGATCTGGACAGAGGATCCCTTTACACTTTCTGTTCGAAATGGCTTTATGTATGGGCGTGGGGTTGATGACGACAAAGGCCACATCACGGCTCGTTTGAGTGCTCTGAGAAAGTATATGCAGCACCATGATGACCTGCCAGTCAATATCAGTTTTATCATGGAGGGGGCGGAGGAATCGGCTTCGACAGACCTAGATAAGTATTTAGAGAAACACGCAGACAAGCTCCGTGGAGCAGATTTGCTAGTCTGGGAGCAAGGAACCAAAAATGCCTTGGAGCAGTTAGAAATTTCTGGTGGAAACAAGGGAATCGTGACCTTTGATGCCAAGGTGAAAAGTGCGGATGTGGACATTCACTCGAGTTATGGAGGTGTCGTGGAGTCAGCACCATGGTATCTTATCCAGGCCTTAAGTAGCCTACGCGCTGCAGATGGCCGTATCTTAGTAGAAGACTTGTACGAGGATGTTCAAGAGCCAAATGAACGAGAACTAGCCTTGGTGGATACCTATGCACAGGGCAACCCTGGGGAAATCAGTCGCATTTACGGCTTGGAATTGCCTCTCTTACAAGAGGAGCGCGCTGCCTTTCTCAAACGATTCTTTTTTGAGCCTGCACTCAATATAGAGGGAATCCAGTCAGGTTATCAAGGTCAGGGTGTTAAGACTATTTTGCCAGCAGAAGCTAATGCCAAGCTAGAAGTTCGTCTGGTTCCTGGCTTAGAACCACATGATGTTCTGGAAAAAATTCGGAAACAGCTAGACAAAAATGGTTTTGATAAGGTAGAATTATATTATACCTTGGGAGAGATGAGTTATCGAAGCGATATGAGTGAGCCAGCCATTCTCAATGTCATCGAGTTGGCCAAGAAATTCTATTCACAGGGCGTATCGGTCTTGCCGACTACAGCGGGGACAGGACCTATGCATACGGTCTTTGACGCCCTAGAGGTACCTATGGTAGCCTTCGGTTTAGGGAATGCCAATAGCCGAGACCACGGTGGAGATGAAAACGTGCGAATCGCCGATTACTACACCCATATTGAATTAGTAGAGGAGCTGATTAGAAGCTATGAGTAG
- a CDS encoding MetQ/NlpA family ABC transporter substrate-binding protein encodes MKIKKWLGVAAIATVAGLTLAACGNSDKKADNTTTVKIATVNRSGSEEARWDKVQELVEKDGIKLEFTEFTDYSQPNKATADGEVDLNAFQHYNFLNNWNKENGKDLVAIAETYISPIRLYSGKNGEENKYTKVEEIPDNGEIAVPNDATNESRALYLLQSAGLIKLDVSGTELATIANIKENPKNLKITELDATQTARSLSSVDAAVVNNTFVTEAKLDYKKALFKEQADENSKQWYNIIVAKKDWESSPKADAIKKIIAAYHTDEVKKVIEETSDGLDQPVW; translated from the coding sequence ATGAAAATTAAAAAATGGTTAGGCGTAGCAGCTATTGCTACAGTAGCAGGCCTTACACTTGCAGCTTGCGGAAATTCAGACAAGAAAGCAGACAATACAACTACAGTTAAAATTGCGACTGTTAACCGTAGTGGCTCAGAGGAAGCACGTTGGGACAAAGTCCAAGAATTAGTTGAAAAAGACGGCATTAAATTGGAATTCACAGAGTTTACAGATTACTCACAACCAAACAAGGCAACTGCTGATGGTGAAGTAGACTTGAACGCTTTCCAACACTATAACTTCTTGAACAACTGGAACAAAGAAAACGGAAAAGATCTTGTAGCGATTGCAGAGACTTATATCTCACCAATCCGCCTTTACTCAGGTAAAAATGGAGAAGAAAACAAGTACACTAAAGTGGAAGAAATCCCAGATAACGGTGAAATCGCAGTACCAAACGATGCTACTAACGAAAGCCGTGCTCTTTACCTTCTTCAATCAGCTGGTTTGATCAAGTTGGATGTTTCAGGAACTGAACTTGCTACAATCGCAAACATCAAAGAAAATCCAAAGAACTTGAAGATTACTGAATTGGATGCTACTCAAACAGCTCGTTCATTGTCATCAGTTGACGCTGCCGTTGTAAACAATACCTTCGTTACAGAAGCAAAATTGGACTACAAGAAAGCACTCTTCAAAGAGCAAGCTGATGAAAACTCAAAACAATGGTACAACATCATTGTTGCGAAAAAAGATTGGGAATCATCACCTAAGGCTGATGCCATCAAGAAAATTATCGCAGCTTACCACACTGATGAAGTGAAAAAAGTTATCGAAGAAACATCAGACGGTTTGGACCAACCAGTTTGGTAA
- a CDS encoding amino acid ABC transporter substrate-binding protein produces MKKIVKYSSLAALGLVAAGLLAACSGGEKKDATTSEATSGKKEIIVATNASPKPFNYEENGELTGYEIEVVRAIFKDSDKYDVKFEKTEWSGIFAGLDADRYQMAVNNISYTKERAEKYLYAAPIAKNPNVLVVKKDDNSIKSLDDIGGKSTEVVQGTTSAKQLEEYNKQHADNPTILNYTKADFQQIMSRLSDGQFDYKIFDKIGVETVIKNQGLDNLKVIELPSDQQPYVYPLLAKGQDELKEFVDKRIQELYKDGTLEKLSQQFFGGSYLPAEADIK; encoded by the coding sequence ATGAAAAAAATCGTCAAATATTCATCTCTTGCTGCTCTAGGGCTTGTTGCCGCAGGTCTACTAGCAGCTTGCTCAGGTGGTGAGAAGAAAGATGCTACAACTAGTGAAGCAACATCTGGTAAGAAAGAAATTATCGTTGCAACCAATGCTTCACCAAAACCATTTAACTACGAAGAAAATGGCGAGTTGACTGGTTATGAGATTGAAGTAGTCCGTGCTATCTTTAAAGACTCTGACAAGTATGATGTTAAGTTTGAAAAGACAGAATGGTCAGGTATCTTTGCAGGCCTTGACGCAGATCGTTACCAAATGGCGGTTAACAATATCAGCTATACAAAAGAACGTGCAGAAAAATACCTCTACGCAGCACCAATTGCTAAAAATCCTAACGTTCTTGTTGTGAAAAAGGACGACAACAGCATCAAGTCTCTTGATGATATCGGTGGAAAATCAACTGAAGTCGTTCAAGGAACAACCTCAGCTAAACAATTGGAAGAATACAACAAACAACACGCAGATAATCCAACTATCCTTAACTATACAAAGGCTGACTTCCAACAAATTATGTCTCGTCTAAGTGATGGACAATTTGACTACAAGATTTTTGACAAAATCGGTGTAGAGACAGTTATCAAAAACCAAGGTTTGGATAATTTGAAAGTCATCGAACTTCCAAGCGACCAACAACCTTACGTATACCCACTTCTTGCAAAAGGCCAAGATGAGTTGAAGGAATTTGTGGATAAACGCATCCAAGAACTATACAAAGACGGAACTCTTGAAAAATTATCTCAACAGTTCTTTGGCGGTTCTTACCTACCAGCAGAAGCTGATATTAAATAA
- a CDS encoding AzlD domain-containing protein, translating into MVSKYLLLAVIFSGLVTWIPRMIPFILVKYKGLPAIVERFLKFLPVSIIFALILSSVVSGKVGSLPQIKWLDFLAVFPTAFVAFRYRNLVGTVLFGVVLVAVLRLVF; encoded by the coding sequence ATGGTCAGTAAATATCTTTTATTAGCCGTTATCTTTTCGGGCCTAGTGACTTGGATACCTCGTATGATTCCCTTCATCTTGGTTAAGTACAAGGGTTTGCCAGCTATCGTTGAGCGTTTTTTGAAATTTTTGCCTGTTTCCATTATCTTTGCCTTGATCCTTTCAAGTGTGGTGTCAGGTAAGGTTGGGAGCCTACCTCAGATCAAGTGGCTGGACTTTTTGGCTGTTTTTCCAACGGCTTTTGTAGCCTTTCGCTACCGCAATCTAGTGGGTACAGTTCTTTTTGGAGTAGTCTTGGTTGCAGTCTTGCGTCTGGTCTTTTAG